Proteins encoded within one genomic window of Marinobacter halotolerans:
- a CDS encoding sensor histidine kinase, which translates to MTSEHSVPSRTSRESDQNIDFSMVLASAVHDMKNSLGMLLNSLDELRREQGTNVSESKKFNTLQYEAERMHNDLVQLLGIYRLGENNLSAHIEEHFVPDFLSEHMARHTPLLEGLGIQFELEADDINGFFDEDLLTGVLNNTMNNALRYTKQKIRLKATERDGYLVISVEDDGEGYPENMQHTGTPEFKTLDFNNGSTSLGLFFAASVAKLHRKGDTRGSIRLHNEGELGGGVFEVWLP; encoded by the coding sequence ATGACGTCTGAGCATTCAGTGCCTTCGCGCACGTCACGAGAATCCGACCAGAACATTGATTTTTCGATGGTCCTGGCGTCAGCGGTCCATGACATGAAGAATTCACTGGGCATGCTGCTTAATTCCCTGGACGAACTGCGCCGGGAACAGGGCACCAACGTCAGCGAATCAAAGAAATTCAATACGCTTCAATATGAAGCAGAGAGGATGCACAACGATCTGGTGCAACTGCTGGGAATCTACCGGCTGGGAGAAAACAACCTTTCCGCCCACATCGAGGAACATTTCGTGCCCGATTTCCTCTCTGAGCACATGGCCAGACATACGCCGCTATTAGAAGGATTGGGAATTCAGTTCGAACTGGAAGCAGATGACATAAACGGCTTTTTTGACGAGGATCTTCTGACCGGTGTCCTGAACAACACCATGAACAACGCGCTGCGGTATACAAAGCAGAAGATCCGGCTCAAGGCAACAGAGCGCGATGGGTACCTGGTGATTTCCGTTGAGGATGATGGCGAGGGCTATCCTGAAAACATGCAGCATACCGGAACGCCGGAATTCAAAACCCTGGACTTCAACAACGGCAGCACCAGCCTGGGGCTGTTCTTTGCCGCCTCAGTGGCCAAGTTGCACCGCAAGGGTGATACACGGGGTTCGATCCGCCTCCATAACGAGGGGGAGCTTGGTGGTGGGGTGTTTGAGGTTTGGTTGCCCTAG